One Amaranthus tricolor cultivar Red isolate AtriRed21 chromosome 10, ASM2621246v1, whole genome shotgun sequence genomic window carries:
- the LOC130825482 gene encoding ruBisCO large subunit-binding protein subunit beta, chloroplastic-like yields MASTFTSMSTMAVPGARVMDKKPFTCAGKLSSLASVSSSSGLSRRSNVALRKSHSTKINAMAKELFFNKDGSAIKKLQSGVNKLSDLVGVTLGPKGRNVVLESKYSSPKIVNDGVTVAKEVELEDPVENIGAKLVRQAAAKTNDLAGDGTTTSVVLAQGMIAEGVKVVAAGANPVLITRGIEKTAKALVSELKSMSKEVEDSELADVAAVSAGNNYEVGNMIAEAMSKVGRKGVVTLEEGKSAENSLYVVEGMQFDRGFLSPYFVTDAEKMTVEYENCKLLLVDKKITNARDLINILEDAIRGGYPVLIVAEDIEQEALATLVVNRLRGSLKIAALKAPGFGERKSQYLDDIATLTGGTVIRDEVGLTLDKAGKEVLGNAAKVVLTKDSSTIVGDGSTQEAVSKRVAQIKSLIEVAEQDYEKEKLSERIAKLSGGVAVIQVGAQTETELKEKKLRVEDALNATKAAVEEGIVVGGGCTLLRLASKVDAIKDQLENEEEKVGADIVKRSLSYPLKLIAKNAGVNGSVVSEKVLASDNLSYGYNAATGQYVDLMAAGIIDPTKVVRCCLEHASSVAKTFLMSDCVVVEIKEPEPSPAGNPMDNSGYGY; encoded by the exons ATGGCATCAACATTTACTAGCATGTCTACAATGGCGGTTCCTGGTGCTCGTGTCATGGATAAGAAACCTTTTACATGTGCTGGCAAATTATCATCACTGGCGTCCGTATCTTCGTCTAGTGGCCTTAGTAGACGATCCAATGTTGCTTTGCGGAAGTCACATTCTACAAAGATCAATGCCATGGCTAAGGAGCTGTTTTTTAATAAAGATGGTTCTGCTATCAAAAAGCTGCAA AGTGGGGTGAACAAGCTCTCTGATTTAGTGGGGGTCACACTTGGTCCAAAGGGACGGAATGTTGTTCTAGAGAGCAAATATAGTTCTCCGAAGATTGTCAATGATGGAGTGACTGTCGCCAAGGAG GTTGAGTTGGAGGACCCTGTTGAAAATATCGGGGCAAAGTTAGTGAGGCAGGCAGCTGCCAAGACTAATGATTTAGCTGGGGATGGAACCACTACATCGGTTGTCCTTGCACAAGGAATGATTGCGGAGGGTGTCAAG GTTGTTGCAGCTGGTGCGAACCCTGTTCTAATCACCCGGGGCATTGAGAAGACTGCCAAAGCTTTAGTATCTGAGCTTAAGTCTATGTCGAAAGAG GTTGAAGACAGTGAGCTAGCTGATGTCGCTGCAGTCAGTGCTGGAAACAACTATGAAGTTGGGAATATGATTGCTGAAGCAATGAGCAAAGTTGGAAGAAAAGGTGTTGTGACCCTCGAAGAAGGAAAAAGTGCTGAGAATAGTCTCTATGTTGTTGAAGGAATGCAGTTTGATCGTGGTTTTTTATCACCTTATTTTGTCACTGATGCTGAGAAAATGACAGTAGAGTATGAGAATTGCAAG CTGCTTCTGGTTGACAAGAAGATTACAAATGCTAGAGATCTAATCAACATTTTGGAAGATGCTATCAGGGGAGGATACCCTGTGTTGATTGTTGCTGAAGATATTGAACAAGAAGCTCTGGCTACGCTTGTTGTGAACCGATTGAGAGGGTCTTTAAAAATTGCAGCCCTCAAGGCACCTGGATTTGGTGAACGTAAGAGCCAGTATCTTGATGACATTGCTACACTAACTGGAG GAACCGTGATTCGAGATGAGGTTGGTCTTACATTGGACAAGGCTGGCAAGGAGGTTTTAGGTAATGCTGCTAAAGTAGTTCTTACGAAGGATTCATCCACCATAGTGGGTGATGGAAGCACTCAAGAAGCTGTTTCTAAACGGGTAGCACAAATAAAGAGTCTTATTGAG GTTGCTGAGCAAGATTATGAGAAAGAAAAGCTTAGTGAGAGAATTGCAAAGCTATCTGGTGGAGTAGCTGTAATTCAG gtTGGAGCACAAACTGAAACTGAGCTGAAAGAAAAGAAGCTGAGAGTTGAAGATGCTCTTAATGCAACTAAG GCTGCAGTTGAAGAAGGCATTGTTGTTGGTGGTGGATGCACTCTACTTCGGCTTGCATCTAAAGTGGATGCAATCAAGGACCAACTTGAAAATGAAGAAGAGAAG GTTGGGGCAGATATTGTCAAAAGATCACTCAGCTATCCCTTAAAGTTGATTGCCAAAAATGCAGGTGTAAATGGAAGTGTAGTCAGTGAAAAG GTGCTGGCTAGTGACAATCTAAGTTACGGTTACAATGCTGCCACTGGACAATATGTAGACTTGATGGCTGCAGGAATTATTGATCCAACCAAG GTTGTGAGATGTTGTCTGGAGCATGCATCATCAGTGGCAAAAACATTTTTGATGTCAGATTGTGTAGTTGTTGAGATCAAAGAACCGGAGCCCAGCCCTGCCGGAAACCCCATGGATAACTCTG GGTACGGTTACTAA